A DNA window from Microcystis aeruginosa NIES-843 contains the following coding sequences:
- the psaA gene encoding photosystem I core protein PsaA — protein MALPPKEAVAKVIVDKDPVPTSFEKWGQPGHFDRTLAKGPKTTTWIWNLHANVHDFDSQTSDLEDISRKIFSAHFGHLAVVFVWLSGMYFHGAKFSNYEAWLTNPLAIKPSAQVVWPIVGQGILNGDVGGGFHGIQITSGLFYLWRASGFTNSYQLYCTAIGGLVMAGLMLFAGWFHYHKSAPKLEWFQNVESMMNHHLAGLLGLGSLGWAGHQIHVSLPVNKLLDAGVAPQDIPLPHEFILEPSKMADLYPSFAQGLTPFFTLNWGAYSDFLTFKGGLNPVTGGLWLSDTAHHHLAIAVLFIIAGHMYRTNWGIGHSMKEILENHKGPFTGQGHKGLYEILTTSWHAQLAINLALLGSLTIIVAHHMYAMPPYPYQATDYATQLSLFTHHTWIGGFLIVGAGAHGAIFMVRDYDPAKNVDNLLDRVIRHRDAIISHLNWVCIFLGFHSFGLYIHNDTMRAFGRPQDMFSDTGIQLQPIFAQWVQSLHTLAPGNTAPNALTTASYAFGGDVVAVGGKVAMMPITLGTADFLVHHIHAFTIHVTVLILLKGVLYARGSRLIPDKANLGFRFPCDGPGRGGTCQVSGWDHVFLGLFWMYNSLSVVIFHFSWKMQSDVWGTVAPDGTVTHVTLGNFAQSAITINGWLRDFLWAQAAQVINSYGSALSAYGIMFLAGHFVFAFSLMFLFSGRGYWQELIESIVWAHNKLRVAPAIQPRALSIIQGRAVGVAHYLLGGIVTTWAFFLARSLSIG, from the coding sequence ATGGCACTCCCCCCCAAAGAGGCGGTAGCTAAAGTGATTGTAGATAAAGACCCAGTACCTACTTCCTTTGAGAAGTGGGGTCAACCGGGGCATTTTGATCGCACTTTAGCCAAAGGACCCAAAACCACCACCTGGATTTGGAACCTACACGCCAACGTCCACGATTTTGATAGTCAAACCAGCGATCTCGAAGATATTTCTCGGAAAATCTTCAGCGCCCACTTCGGACATCTCGCCGTTGTCTTCGTTTGGCTTAGTGGAATGTACTTCCACGGCGCGAAATTTTCTAACTATGAAGCTTGGTTAACCAACCCGCTCGCCATCAAACCCAGCGCCCAAGTGGTCTGGCCGATCGTCGGTCAAGGCATCCTCAACGGCGATGTGGGCGGTGGTTTCCACGGTATTCAGATCACCTCTGGTCTGTTCTACCTCTGGCGCGCCTCCGGGTTCACCAACAGCTATCAGCTATACTGCACCGCTATCGGTGGTTTAGTTATGGCGGGCCTGATGCTGTTTGCCGGTTGGTTCCATTACCACAAAAGCGCACCGAAACTGGAATGGTTCCAAAACGTGGAATCGATGATGAACCACCACTTGGCGGGTTTACTCGGCTTAGGTTCCCTAGGTTGGGCCGGTCATCAGATTCACGTTTCTTTACCGGTGAACAAACTCCTCGATGCGGGAGTAGCTCCCCAAGACATCCCCTTGCCCCACGAGTTCATCCTTGAACCGAGCAAGATGGCGGATTTATATCCCAGTTTCGCCCAGGGTTTGACCCCCTTCTTTACCCTTAACTGGGGTGCTTACTCGGATTTCCTCACCTTCAAAGGTGGCTTGAACCCCGTGACTGGTGGTCTCTGGCTTTCCGATACCGCTCACCATCACTTGGCGATCGCTGTATTATTCATCATTGCTGGTCATATGTACCGTACCAACTGGGGTATCGGTCACAGCATGAAGGAAATCCTCGAAAACCACAAAGGTCCCTTCACCGGTCAAGGTCACAAAGGACTGTACGAAATCCTGACCACCTCTTGGCACGCCCAGTTAGCGATTAACCTGGCTCTCTTAGGTTCGCTAACCATCATCGTGGCCCACCATATGTACGCCATGCCGCCCTATCCCTATCAGGCGACTGACTACGCCACCCAACTATCCTTGTTTACTCACCACACTTGGATCGGTGGCTTCTTAATCGTCGGTGCGGGAGCGCACGGAGCGATCTTCATGGTACGGGACTACGATCCGGCCAAAAACGTGGATAACCTGCTCGATCGGGTGATCCGTCATCGCGACGCAATTATCTCCCACCTGAACTGGGTATGTATTTTCCTCGGCTTCCATAGCTTCGGTTTATACATTCACAACGACACCATGCGGGCTTTTGGTCGTCCCCAAGATATGTTCTCGGATACGGGAATTCAACTACAACCCATCTTTGCCCAATGGGTACAAAGTCTCCACACCCTAGCCCCCGGCAACACCGCTCCTAACGCTCTCACTACCGCTAGTTATGCTTTCGGTGGCGACGTGGTAGCAGTGGGTGGCAAAGTGGCCATGATGCCGATCACTCTCGGTACTGCCGATTTCCTCGTGCATCACATCCACGCCTTCACCATCCATGTCACCGTGTTGATTCTCCTCAAAGGGGTTCTCTACGCTCGCGGTTCCCGTCTGATTCCCGATAAAGCGAATCTCGGTTTCCGTTTCCCCTGCGATGGTCCCGGTCGCGGCGGTACCTGCCAAGTTTCCGGTTGGGATCACGTCTTCCTCGGCCTGTTCTGGATGTACAACTCCCTCTCGGTCGTAATCTTCCACTTTAGCTGGAAAATGCAGTCCGATGTCTGGGGAACCGTCGCCCCCGATGGCACTGTCACCCACGTTACCCTCGGTAACTTCGCCCAAAGTGCCATCACCATCAACGGTTGGTTACGGGATTTCCTCTGGGCGCAAGCGGCGCAAGTCATTAATTCCTATGGCTCCGCCCTGTCTGCCTACGGAATCATGTTCCTAGCCGGTCACTTCGTCTTCGCGTTTAGCTTGATGTTCCTGTTCAGTGGTCGCGGCTACTGGCAAGAATTAATCGAGTCGATCGTCTGGGCGCACAACAAGTTAAGAGTTGCCCCCGCTATCCAACCTCGCGCCCTGAGCATCATTCAAGGTCGTGCCGTTGGTGTGGCTCACTACCTCTTAGGCGGTATTGTCACCACTTGGGCATTCTTCTTGGCCAGAAGTCTCTCGATTGGCTAA
- the psaB gene encoding photosystem I core protein PsaB, whose product MATKFPKFSQDLAQDPTTRRIWYGIATAHDFESHDGMTEENLYQKIFASHFGHIAIIFLWTSGTIFHVAWQGNFEQWIKDPLNIRPIAHAIWDPQFGKGAVDAFTQAGASNPVNIAYSGVYHWFYTIGMTSNQDLYQGAVFLLILSAIFLFAGWLHLQPKFRPSLAWFKNAESRLNHHLAALFGVSSLAWTGHLVHVAIPESRGQHVGWDNFLSTPPHPAGLLPFFTGDWGVYAENPDTANHIFGTAQGAGTAILTFLGGFHPQTESLWLTDMAHHHLAIAVIFIVAGHMYRTNWGIGHSIKDILNAHRPPSGKLGAGHKNLYDTVNNSLHFQLGLALASLGVITSLVAQHMYALPPYAFIAKDYTTQAALYTHHQYIAGFLAVGAFAHGAIFFVRDYDPEANKDNVLARMLEHKEAIISHLSWVSLFLGFHTLGLYVHNDVVVAFGTPEKQILIEPVFAQFVQAASGKTLYGMNVLLSNPDSIAYTAYPNYGDVWLPGWLDAINSGTNSLFLTIGPGDFLVHHAIALGLHTTVLILVKGALDARGSKLMPDKKDFGYSFPCDGPGRGGTCDISAWDSFYLAMFWMLNTLGWLTFYWHWKHLGVWSGNVAQFNENSTYLMGWFRDYLWANSAQLINGYNPYGVNNLSVWAWMFLFGHLVWATGFMFLISWRGYWQELIETIVWAHERTPLANLVRWKDKPVALSIVQARLVGLAHFTVGYIFTYAAFLIASTAGKFG is encoded by the coding sequence ATGGCAACTAAATTCCCTAAATTTAGCCAAGATCTAGCCCAAGATCCGACCACCCGTCGGATTTGGTACGGGATCGCCACAGCCCACGATTTTGAAAGTCATGATGGCATGACGGAAGAGAATCTCTACCAAAAGATTTTCGCGTCGCACTTCGGCCACATTGCAATCATTTTCCTGTGGACTTCCGGTACTATATTCCACGTCGCTTGGCAAGGTAACTTCGAGCAGTGGATCAAAGATCCCTTAAACATCCGTCCCATCGCCCACGCGATTTGGGATCCCCAGTTCGGTAAAGGCGCTGTGGATGCCTTCACCCAAGCTGGCGCTTCTAATCCGGTTAACATCGCCTATTCCGGGGTTTACCACTGGTTCTACACCATCGGTATGACCTCCAACCAAGACCTATACCAAGGTGCGGTGTTCCTGCTGATTCTCTCGGCGATTTTCCTCTTTGCTGGCTGGTTACACTTACAACCTAAGTTCCGTCCTAGCCTCGCTTGGTTCAAAAACGCTGAATCTCGCCTGAACCACCACCTCGCCGCTCTGTTCGGTGTTAGCTCTCTGGCTTGGACCGGACACCTCGTTCACGTTGCTATCCCCGAATCCCGCGGTCAGCACGTTGGTTGGGACAACTTCCTCTCCACTCCCCCCCACCCGGCGGGTTTACTACCCTTCTTCACCGGTGACTGGGGTGTGTATGCGGAAAACCCCGATACTGCTAACCACATTTTCGGTACTGCCCAAGGCGCGGGAACTGCGATTCTCACCTTCTTAGGTGGTTTCCATCCCCAAACCGAGTCCCTCTGGTTAACCGATATGGCTCACCACCACTTGGCGATCGCTGTGATCTTCATTGTGGCTGGTCATATGTACCGCACCAACTGGGGCATCGGTCACAGCATCAAGGACATCCTCAATGCACACAGACCCCCCAGTGGTAAGTTAGGAGCCGGTCACAAAAATCTTTATGACACGGTTAACAACTCTCTCCACTTCCAACTCGGTTTGGCCCTGGCTTCTTTAGGCGTGATCACCTCTCTGGTGGCGCAGCATATGTACGCGCTACCCCCTTATGCCTTTATCGCTAAGGACTACACCACCCAAGCGGCTCTCTATACCCACCACCAATACATCGCTGGTTTCCTAGCGGTGGGTGCTTTCGCCCACGGTGCTATCTTCTTCGTGCGTGACTATGATCCCGAAGCGAACAAAGATAACGTCCTGGCGCGGATGCTGGAGCATAAAGAAGCGATCATCTCTCACCTAAGCTGGGTTTCCCTTTTCTTAGGTTTCCATACCCTCGGCCTCTACGTTCATAACGATGTGGTCGTCGCTTTCGGTACTCCCGAAAAACAAATCCTGATCGAACCTGTGTTCGCTCAATTCGTGCAAGCAGCTTCGGGTAAAACCCTGTACGGCATGAACGTACTGTTGTCTAACCCCGATAGTATCGCTTACACCGCCTATCCTAACTACGGTGATGTTTGGTTGCCCGGTTGGCTAGACGCAATCAATAGCGGCACTAACTCCTTATTCTTAACCATCGGTCCTGGCGACTTCCTCGTTCACCATGCGATCGCTCTTGGTTTACACACCACCGTTCTAATCTTGGTTAAAGGTGCTTTAGACGCTCGTGGTTCCAAATTAATGCCCGATAAAAAAGACTTCGGGTATTCCTTCCCTTGCGACGGTCCCGGCCGTGGCGGTACTTGCGACATCTCTGCTTGGGATTCCTTCTACCTAGCCATGTTCTGGATGTTGAACACCCTGGGTTGGTTAACCTTCTACTGGCACTGGAAACACCTCGGTGTCTGGTCGGGTAACGTGGCTCAGTTTAACGAAAACTCCACCTACCTGATGGGCTGGTTCCGCGATTACCTCTGGGCTAACTCGGCTCAGTTAATCAACGGTTACAACCCCTACGGTGTTAATAACCTTTCTGTCTGGGCCTGGATGTTCCTCTTTGGACACCTCGTTTGGGCAACCGGTTTCATGTTCCTGATCTCTTGGCGTGGTTACTGGCAAGAGTTGATCGAAACTATCGTTTGGGCCCACGAACGCACTCCTCTGGCGAACCTCGTTCGTTGGAAAGACAAACCCGTGGCTCTCTCGATCGTTCAGGCTCGTTTGGTTGGTTTAGCTCACTTCACCGTTGGCTATATCTTCACCTACGCCGCCTTCTTGATCGCTTCCACTGCTGGCAAGTTCGGCTAA
- a CDS encoding DUF29 domain-containing protein: MIDNKSAAQSQKSMQVEELKQLYDQDFVLWIERTTEQIRRGEIKNLDWEHLLTEIEDLGREQRNQVESYLIQTVKHLLMYQYWLTEKGNCGRGWADEIDNFRLELEILFQSKTLYNYGASRLDIIYDKAKRSVIKKTGLSVDRFPQVCPYTFAEIIDFDFLPV; this comes from the coding sequence ATGATCGATAATAAAAGCGCGGCTCAATCTCAAAAATCTATGCAGGTGGAAGAATTAAAACAACTTTATGATCAGGACTTTGTTTTGTGGATTGAGCGAACCACCGAACAAATTCGACGCGGGGAGATTAAAAATTTAGATTGGGAACATCTTTTAACGGAGATAGAAGATTTGGGGAGAGAACAAAGAAACCAAGTGGAAAGCTATCTAATTCAAACCGTTAAACATTTATTAATGTATCAGTATTGGCTGACTGAAAAAGGTAATTGTGGCCGGGGATGGGCCGATGAAATCGATAATTTCCGTCTAGAACTAGAAATTTTATTCCAGTCAAAAACCCTCTACAATTATGGGGCTTCTAGGCTAGATATTATTTATGATAAAGCCAAGCGATCGGTGATCAAAAAAACTGGTTTATCTGTTGATAGGTTTCCGCAAGTTTGTCCTTATACCTTTGCAGAAATTATAGATTTTGATTTTTTACCAGTTTAG